One Thiocapsa sp. genomic window carries:
- a CDS encoding radical SAM protein, producing MRPSSATATRFHVDLIKPSHYDDAGYVIQWVKAWIPSNSLASLYGLTRAADQSGVLGEGVHIEVNAYDETNTLVPVKRIIRRIQDNGGRGLVCLVGVQSNQFPRAMDLARRFRAAGLQVVMGGFHVSGSLAMLPGVPPELQEAMDLGVTLFAGEAEEHFADLLRAADARRLEPLYNHMAELPDLQGKTMPYLPPEVARRYAPMPGTFDAGRGCPFLCSFCTIINVQGRKSRFRDPDDIERLLRANLAHGIRHYFITDDNFARNRNWEPIFDRIAALRRELGVKLNFTIQIDTMCHTLPGFVTKARAAGVSRVFIGLESVNADNLKSAHKKQNKIANYRNMLLAWQQQRVTTYCGYILGFPDDTPERILNDIETIKRELPLDILEFFCLTPLPGSADHQALHAQGAPLDPDLNRYDLEHVCTTHPRMSAPQWQGVYRRAWDSYYSMEHLETLMRRAAAFNRNPKRIMEIALEFYGCFRFERVHPLQGGFLRRKIRTERRSGLPIESAWVFYPRRLREVTTTYGGLIAYAWRVWRLYRRVKEDTRRPGYRYVDQAMQPIDETIDEGSEASPAMRSAAA from the coding sequence ATGCGTCCGAGCAGCGCGACCGCGACCCGTTTTCACGTGGATTTGATCAAGCCCTCGCACTACGACGACGCCGGCTATGTCATCCAGTGGGTCAAGGCATGGATCCCGTCCAACTCGCTCGCGAGCCTCTACGGGCTGACCCGCGCCGCCGATCAGTCCGGGGTTTTGGGCGAGGGCGTGCACATCGAGGTCAATGCCTACGACGAGACCAACACGCTGGTCCCGGTGAAGCGGATCATCCGTCGCATCCAAGACAACGGCGGTCGGGGTCTGGTCTGCCTGGTGGGTGTCCAATCCAACCAGTTCCCCCGTGCCATGGATCTGGCGCGACGCTTTCGGGCGGCAGGGCTGCAGGTCGTGATGGGCGGCTTCCACGTCAGCGGATCCTTGGCGATGCTCCCGGGCGTACCCCCCGAGCTGCAGGAGGCCATGGATCTGGGCGTCACCCTCTTTGCCGGCGAGGCCGAGGAGCATTTTGCCGACTTGCTCCGGGCCGCCGACGCACGGCGTCTGGAGCCGCTCTACAATCACATGGCGGAGCTCCCGGACCTGCAGGGCAAGACCATGCCCTATCTCCCGCCCGAGGTGGCGCGGCGTTATGCCCCCATGCCCGGGACCTTCGATGCCGGGCGCGGCTGCCCCTTCCTTTGCAGCTTCTGCACCATCATCAACGTGCAGGGCCGAAAATCCCGCTTCCGCGACCCGGACGACATCGAACGGCTGCTGCGCGCCAACCTGGCCCACGGGATTCGCCACTACTTCATCACCGACGACAACTTCGCGCGCAACCGCAACTGGGAGCCGATCTTCGACCGCATCGCCGCCCTGCGCCGCGAGCTCGGCGTGAAGCTCAACTTCACCATTCAGATCGATACCATGTGTCACACCCTGCCGGGGTTCGTGACCAAGGCGCGGGCGGCGGGTGTCTCGCGGGTCTTCATCGGGCTGGAGAGCGTGAACGCGGACAATCTCAAATCCGCACACAAGAAGCAAAACAAGATCGCCAACTACCGCAACATGCTGCTCGCCTGGCAGCAGCAGCGCGTGACCACCTATTGCGGTTACATCCTGGGCTTTCCGGACGACACGCCGGAACGCATTCTGAACGACATCGAGACGATCAAGCGCGAGCTGCCGCTCGACATCCTGGAGTTCTTCTGTCTGACGCCGTTGCCGGGCTCCGCCGACCATCAGGCGCTGCATGCGCAGGGCGCGCCGCTCGACCCGGATCTGAACCGCTACGACCTCGAGCATGTCTGCACGACCCACCCGAGGATGAGCGCGCCGCAGTGGCAGGGCGTCTACCGCCGCGCCTGGGACAGCTACTACTCGATGGAGCACCTGGAGACACTGATGCGGCGCGCCGCGGCCTTCAACCGCAATCCGAAACGCATCATGGAGATCGCACTGGAGTTCTACGGCTGCTTCAGGTTCGAGCGGGTGCATCCGCTGCAGGGCGGGTTTCTGCGTCGCAAGATCCGCACGGAGCGGCGCTCGGGGCTGCCGATCGAGTCTGCGTGGGTCTTTTACCCGCGTCGGTTGCGGGAGGTTACGACGACCTACGGAGGCTTGATCGCCTACGCCTGGCGGGTGTGGCGGCTGTATCGGCGGGTGAAGGAGGACACGCGGCGGCCGGGGTACCGCTACGTCGATCAGGCGATGCAGCCGATCGACGAGACGATCGATGAAGGCTCGGAGGCAAGTCCGGCTATGAGGTCGGCTGCCGCGTAG
- a CDS encoding DUF29 domain-containing protein has protein sequence MTDLDTLYTIDYSAWAERHVQLLRAGRYSELDVEHLVEELSDMGKSEQRELENRLTILLAHLLKWEYQYRTLSERWREFKGDCWRATLIEQRNRLEKLLKQAPGLKARLPATIGEAYTDAVQLASDESGLPSDTFPDHCPYSAEQLFDKTFYPAQPEGQAHPGHTEP, from the coding sequence ATGACCGACCTCGACACACTCTACACGATCGATTATTCGGCTTGGGCGGAACGCCACGTCCAATTGCTGCGTGCCGGGCGCTACTCGGAGCTGGACGTCGAGCATCTCGTGGAAGAACTGAGCGACATGGGAAAGAGCGAGCAACGCGAGCTCGAAAACAGATTGACCATCCTTCTGGCTCATCTGTTGAAGTGGGAGTATCAGTATCGGACCCTGTCCGAGCGCTGGCGTGAATTCAAAGGCGACTGCTGGCGCGCGACCCTCATCGAGCAGCGCAACCGGCTGGAAAAATTACTGAAACAGGCTCCCGGTCTCAAGGCGCGATTGCCCGCAACCATCGGCGAGGCTTATACCGACGCGGTTCAGTTGGCCAGCGATGAAAGCGGTCTGCCGTCGGACACCTTTCCAGACCATTGCCCCTACAGCGCCGAGCAACTGTTCGACAAGACCTTCTACCCGGCGCAGCCCGAGGGGCAGGCCCACCCCGGACACACTGAACCCTGA
- the phaE gene encoding class III poly(R)-hydroxyalkanoic acid synthase subunit PhaE: protein MSNESFFNDGWMDLQRKYWDSWTEMSRKAMGTQGGMGELTNPWESALDTWWKALAPAAPDASKDFMEKMMEQGKVFFRFGEAFASGKPGDTASPADGMAFWTKALEDIQKGFSGSMDDGGNVMQRMMSFWEMPLDNWQRMMSSMSPMPGDALRYMPHDQVKDSFSRVLSAPGLGYTREEQGQYQELIRASMDYQKALQEYNGFYAQLGTKSVQRMGGYIQEVIDSGKSIDSARALYDHWVMSCEAVYAEEVATPEYARIHGHLVNAQMALKKRMGVLVDENLGAMNMPSRNELRTLQDRLQETRRENKRLSLGLRALERQVAALAGTPLESPATAIRSIAPAAKEPVRKKAATKSTD, encoded by the coding sequence ATGAGTAATGAAAGCTTTTTCAACGACGGTTGGATGGATCTGCAACGCAAGTACTGGGACAGCTGGACCGAGATGAGCCGCAAGGCGATGGGCACGCAGGGCGGCATGGGCGAGCTCACCAACCCGTGGGAGAGTGCGCTCGATACCTGGTGGAAGGCACTCGCGCCGGCCGCGCCCGATGCCTCCAAAGACTTCATGGAAAAAATGATGGAGCAGGGTAAGGTCTTTTTCCGCTTCGGGGAGGCCTTTGCGTCCGGCAAGCCGGGCGACACCGCCTCCCCGGCCGACGGCATGGCGTTCTGGACGAAGGCGCTGGAAGACATTCAGAAGGGCTTCAGCGGCTCGATGGACGACGGCGGCAACGTCATGCAACGCATGATGTCGTTCTGGGAGATGCCGCTCGACAATTGGCAGCGCATGATGTCCTCGATGTCGCCGATGCCCGGCGATGCCCTGCGCTACATGCCGCACGATCAGGTCAAAGACAGCTTCAGCCGCGTGCTCTCCGCGCCCGGGTTGGGCTATACCCGCGAGGAGCAGGGCCAGTACCAAGAGTTGATCCGTGCCTCCATGGATTACCAGAAGGCGCTGCAGGAATACAACGGCTTCTATGCCCAGCTCGGCACCAAATCCGTGCAGCGCATGGGTGGCTACATCCAAGAGGTCATCGACAGCGGCAAGAGCATCGATTCGGCTCGTGCCCTTTATGATCACTGGGTCATGTCCTGCGAGGCCGTTTACGCCGAAGAGGTCGCGACACCGGAATACGCCCGGATCCACGGTCACCTCGTCAACGCCCAGATGGCCCTGAAGAAACGCATGGGCGTTTTGGTCGACGAGAACCTCGGCGCCATGAACATGCCGAGCCGCAACGAGCTGCGCACCCTTCAGGATCGTCTGCAGGAGACCCGGCGCGAGAACAAGAGGCTCAGCCTCGGTCTGCGCGCACTCGAGCGGCAGGTTGCGGCCCTCGCCGGCACCCCGCTCGAGTCGCCCGCAACGGCCATCAGGTCCATCGCACCCGCCGCCAAGGAGCCGGTGCGCAAGAAGGCCGCGACCAAGAGCACCGACTAG
- a CDS encoding acetyl-CoA C-acetyltransferase translates to MSDNIVIVDAGRTAVGTFGGSLSSLPATDIGAAVLKALMERTGISPDQVDEVILGQVLTAGVGQNPARQTTLNAGLPHSVPAMTINKVCGSGLKAVHLAMQAVACGDADIVIAGGQESMSQSAHVLPRSREGQRMGDWSMKDTMIVDGLWDAFNQYHMGVTAENIAKKYAFTRDAQDEFAAASQQKAEAAIKSGRFADEIIPVAIPQRKGDPVVFATDEFPRPGTTAETLGKLRPAFDKAGTVTAGNASGINDGAAMVVVMKESKAKELGLKPMARLVAFASAGVDPAIMGTGPIPASMKCLEKAGWTPKDLDLIEANEAFAAQAMSVNHEMGWDLSKVNVNGGAISIGHPIGASGARVLVTLLYEMQKRDAKKGLATLCIGGGQGVALAVERV, encoded by the coding sequence ATGAGCGACAACATCGTGATCGTCGATGCGGGCCGTACCGCAGTCGGCACCTTCGGCGGCAGCCTCTCTTCACTCCCCGCGACCGACATCGGGGCCGCGGTGCTCAAGGCGTTGATGGAGCGCACCGGAATCTCCCCGGATCAGGTCGACGAGGTCATCCTCGGTCAGGTTCTCACCGCCGGCGTGGGCCAGAATCCGGCGCGTCAGACGACCCTGAACGCGGGTCTTCCGCACTCGGTACCGGCCATGACCATCAACAAGGTCTGCGGCAGCGGCCTCAAGGCCGTTCATCTGGCGATGCAGGCGGTGGCCTGCGGCGACGCCGATATCGTGATCGCGGGTGGCCAAGAGAGCATGAGCCAGTCCGCGCATGTGCTGCCGCGCTCGCGCGAAGGGCAGCGCATGGGCGATTGGTCGATGAAGGACACCATGATCGTCGACGGTCTTTGGGATGCCTTCAATCAGTATCACATGGGCGTGACGGCAGAGAACATCGCCAAGAAATACGCGTTCACCCGCGACGCCCAGGACGAATTTGCGGCGGCATCGCAGCAGAAGGCCGAGGCGGCGATCAAGTCGGGACGTTTTGCCGACGAGATTATTCCGGTTGCCATACCGCAGCGTAAGGGCGACCCGGTCGTCTTCGCCACGGACGAGTTTCCGCGCCCCGGCACCACGGCCGAGACGCTCGGCAAGCTGCGTCCGGCCTTCGACAAGGCCGGCACGGTCACCGCCGGCAACGCCTCGGGTATCAACGACGGAGCGGCGATGGTCGTGGTCATGAAGGAGTCCAAGGCCAAGGAGCTCGGTCTGAAGCCGATGGCCCGCTTGGTCGCCTTCGCAAGCGCCGGTGTGGATCCGGCCATCATGGGCACCGGCCCGATCCCGGCGTCGATGAAGTGTCTGGAGAAGGCCGGTTGGACGCCCAAGGACCTCGATCTAATCGAGGCCAACGAGGCCTTCGCCGCGCAGGCGATGTCGGTCAATCACGAGATGGGCTGGGATCTGAGCAAGGTGAACGTCAACGGCGGTGCCATCTCGATCGGCCACCCGATCGGTGCCTCCGGTGCTCGCGTGCTGGTGACCCTGCTCTACGAGATGCAGAAGCGCGATGCCAAGAAGGGTCTCGCGACACTCTGCATCGGCGGCGGACAAGGTGTGGCTCTGGCCGTCGAGCGAGTCTGA
- the purD gene encoding phosphoribosylamine--glycine ligase → MKILIVGNGGREHALAWKAAQSPLAERIFVAPGNGGTAHEPKVENLPIAADDVPALVRFATEQAIDLTIIGPEAPLVAGVVDAFKAAGLRCFGPTRDAAQLEGSKAFTKDFLAHHRIPTASYGVFTEIEPALAYLRRVGAPIVIKADGLAAGKGVILAEDLATAEAAVQDMLGAGRFGSAGNRVVIEEFLTGEEASFIVMVDGAHILPLATSQDHKARDDGDRGPNTGGMGAYSPAPIVTPAIHDRVMREVIEPTVAGLAAEGIHYVGFLYAGLMIAADGTPKVLEYNCRLGDPETQPLLMRLESDLVELCLAAIDGRLDEVTAVWDPRPALGVVMAAGGYPDSYETDHPISGLDAALASDVKVFQAGTKAEGAETLTNGGRVLCVTALGNSVSEAQSRAYQAIEKIRWEGCQFRRDIGYRAIARERSTCV, encoded by the coding sequence ATGAAGATCCTGATCGTCGGCAATGGCGGGCGCGAGCACGCCCTCGCCTGGAAGGCCGCACAATCGCCGCTGGCCGAACGTATTTTCGTTGCGCCCGGCAATGGCGGAACCGCGCACGAACCCAAGGTGGAGAATCTGCCGATCGCGGCGGACGACGTGCCTGCACTGGTGCGCTTTGCAACCGAGCAGGCGATCGACCTGACCATCATCGGCCCGGAGGCACCGCTGGTTGCGGGCGTCGTCGACGCCTTCAAGGCGGCCGGTCTGCGCTGTTTCGGACCGACCCGAGACGCCGCCCAGCTTGAGGGTTCGAAGGCCTTCACCAAGGACTTCCTCGCGCACCATCGCATCCCGACCGCGTCCTACGGCGTCTTTACCGAGATCGAACCCGCGCTCGCCTATCTGCGTCGGGTCGGCGCGCCTATCGTGATCAAGGCCGACGGCCTCGCCGCGGGTAAGGGCGTCATCCTCGCCGAGGATCTTGCGACCGCCGAGGCGGCGGTCCAGGACATGCTCGGTGCCGGGCGCTTCGGCAGCGCGGGCAACCGCGTGGTGATCGAGGAATTCCTGACCGGCGAGGAGGCGAGCTTCATCGTCATGGTCGACGGTGCGCACATCCTTCCGCTTGCCACGTCGCAGGATCACAAGGCCCGCGACGACGGCGACCGCGGACCCAACACCGGCGGCATGGGCGCCTATTCCCCCGCCCCGATCGTCACTCCGGCGATCCACGATCGCGTCATGCGCGAGGTGATCGAGCCGACGGTCGCCGGGCTCGCCGCCGAGGGCATCCATTATGTCGGTTTCCTCTACGCGGGACTCATGATCGCCGCCGACGGGACACCCAAGGTGCTCGAGTACAACTGCCGGCTCGGCGATCCCGAGACCCAGCCGCTCTTGATGCGTCTGGAATCCGACCTGGTCGAGCTTTGCCTCGCCGCGATCGACGGCCGTCTCGATGAGGTCACGGCCGTCTGGGATCCGCGCCCCGCGCTGGGCGTGGTCATGGCGGCGGGCGGTTATCCGGACAGCTACGAGACCGACCACCCGATCAGCGGGTTGGACGCCGCGCTGGCCTCGGACGTCAAGGTCTTCCAGGCCGGCACAAAGGCGGAAGGAGCTGAGACCCTAACCAACGGCGGACGCGTCCTCTGTGTCACCGCACTCGGGAACAGCGTTTCCGAGGCCCAATCCCGAGCCTACCAAGCCATCGAGAAGATTCGGTGGGAGGGCTGTCAGTTCCGGCGCGACATCGGGTATCGGGCCATCGCCCGCGAGCGGTCGACATGCGTCTGA
- a CDS encoding phasin family protein, with protein sequence MTTNDTLNTVNELTNKTVERMNSLGELNVRIFEKMSARQMDAMSLYMEHAMRMMKLATESKGYNEFFTGQVEATKELSERVLAEGKTSMQAVSDVRDDYRTWFEKNMADVSADLSKSVPAV encoded by the coding sequence ATGACAACCAACGACACCCTGAACACCGTCAACGAGCTCACCAACAAGACCGTCGAGCGCATGAACAGCCTCGGCGAGCTGAACGTCCGCATCTTCGAGAAGATGTCTGCGCGCCAGATGGATGCCATGAGCCTTTACATGGAGCACGCCATGCGCATGATGAAGCTGGCGACCGAATCCAAGGGCTACAATGAGTTCTTCACGGGCCAGGTCGAGGCCACCAAGGAGCTCAGCGAGCGCGTTCTGGCCGAAGGCAAGACCAGCATGCAGGCCGTCAGCGACGTGCGTGACGACTACCGCACCTGGTTCGAAAAGAACATGGCCGACGTTTCCGCCGACCTGAGCAAGAGTGTCCCGGCTGTCTAA
- the phaR gene encoding polyhydroxyalkanoate synthesis repressor PhaR, with product MKDERIIKKYPNRRLYDTEVSRYITLADVRDLVMSCTAFKVVDTANDNDITRSILLQIMLEEESGGEPLFSATMLSQIIRFYGGTLQGMFARYLEGSLDLFSKQHHELVRSLGETPFDAMTRMTQKNVELWSEIQGELMRAAGFDLGGDRRGKTDRKAPSPADDKEKDKEP from the coding sequence ATGAAAGACGAGCGCATCATCAAGAAGTACCCGAATCGGCGCCTCTACGACACCGAAGTCAGTCGTTACATCACGCTCGCGGACGTGCGTGATCTCGTCATGAGCTGCACCGCCTTCAAGGTGGTCGACACGGCGAACGACAACGACATCACGCGTTCCATCCTGTTGCAGATCATGCTCGAAGAGGAAAGCGGCGGCGAGCCGCTGTTCAGCGCGACCATGTTGTCTCAGATCATCCGCTTCTACGGCGGCACCCTCCAAGGCATGTTCGCCCGCTATCTCGAGGGTTCGCTGGATCTCTTCTCCAAACAGCACCACGAGCTGGTCCGCTCTTTGGGCGAGACCCCGTTCGATGCCATGACGCGGATGACCCAGAAGAACGTCGAGCTGTGGTCCGAGATTCAAGGCGAGCTGATGCGCGCAGCGGGCTTCGATCTCGGTGGCGATCGCCGGGGCAAGACCGATCGCAAGGCACCGTCCCCCGCCGATGACAAGGAGAAAGACAAAGAACCGTGA
- a CDS encoding transglutaminase family protein, with protein sequence MSEPDRDATDFDRAVRAHDEAVAAAISAMGLAIWVGTEPTFTDRFSEAPEWLSTALGEDKETRAEQLLCALQARMGGLVLRTQGRQYPGEDRPRWSLGLYARRDGTPLWHGPPDPALGTPPRSDVDLGILHGNLSAHLQEIGCDVRTFSGDEGGLHVLARFPPAAGTAVGDDALDAGESEDKLPCFVLDSMTWQDTKVARIALPDCETVEQFARCLAAIGTAATDAGLPALLLTGHPPPVDATVSWTTITPDPAVIEINMAPYPDVTGLLAATRTLYGASTELGLAPYRLYYNGSVADSGGGGQITFGGPSPQESPFFVATRVLPRLVRYLNRHPALSYLFAHDHIGGSGQAVRADERGRDAFRELGLALALLERGPPPDAETLWSGLSQLLTDAIGNSHRAELNIEKLWNPYVPGRGKLGLVELRALRMQHTPERAAALAALLRAIIAMLAVRELDAPLCDHGDDLHDRYALPYYLERDLEEVLGDLSTAGLGLAPPLAELLRRNSLRLIARVRHRDCELTIRRAVEFWPLIGDVGRQDQETSRLVDASTTRVEIRLRAVEGTTAEDFADWRIAVGDVRLPWRPEQDPQGPAKVFGLRYRSFVPWQGLHPALPAQGPLSLTLWHPAHADALHATLHDWRPSGGGYDGLPADLAEAAARRAERCVVEPASPPAQETLRAPPPEALTPYALDVRWIGLGNDTRAPAWTDLT encoded by the coding sequence ATGAGCGAGCCGGACCGGGATGCGACGGACTTCGATCGGGCCGTCCGTGCACATGACGAGGCCGTCGCGGCGGCGATCTCGGCAATGGGACTGGCGATCTGGGTGGGTACCGAGCCGACCTTCACCGATCGCTTCTCCGAGGCCCCCGAGTGGCTGAGTACCGCGCTCGGCGAGGATAAGGAGACCCGCGCCGAGCAACTCTTGTGCGCCCTGCAAGCCCGCATGGGCGGCCTGGTTTTACGCACCCAAGGCCGGCAGTATCCCGGCGAGGATCGGCCGCGCTGGAGCCTCGGTCTCTATGCGCGGCGCGACGGCACGCCGCTCTGGCACGGACCGCCCGACCCCGCACTCGGCACGCCGCCCCGGAGCGACGTCGATCTCGGCATCCTGCACGGCAATCTCTCTGCACACCTGCAGGAGATCGGTTGCGATGTGCGGACTTTCTCCGGGGACGAGGGTGGTCTGCATGTGCTCGCCCGGTTTCCGCCTGCCGCCGGCACGGCGGTCGGAGACGACGCGCTCGACGCGGGCGAGTCAGAGGACAAGCTGCCCTGTTTCGTTCTCGACAGCATGACCTGGCAGGACACGAAGGTCGCCCGGATCGCACTGCCCGATTGCGAGACGGTCGAGCAATTTGCACGTTGCCTCGCGGCCATCGGCACGGCGGCCACCGACGCCGGCCTGCCGGCACTCCTGCTGACCGGCCACCCGCCACCCGTCGATGCGACCGTCTCCTGGACCACGATCACGCCCGATCCGGCGGTCATCGAGATCAACATGGCACCTTATCCCGACGTCACCGGGTTGCTCGCCGCCACGCGTACACTCTACGGCGCAAGCACCGAGCTCGGACTCGCCCCCTACCGTCTTTACTACAACGGCTCGGTTGCGGATTCGGGCGGCGGCGGACAGATCACCTTCGGCGGACCCAGCCCGCAGGAGAGCCCCTTCTTCGTCGCGACGCGCGTCTTGCCGCGTCTGGTGCGTTATCTGAACCGACATCCCGCCCTGTCCTATCTCTTCGCCCACGACCACATCGGCGGCTCCGGGCAAGCGGTGCGCGCCGACGAGCGCGGGCGCGATGCCTTCCGCGAGCTGGGCCTCGCACTCGCCTTGCTGGAGCGCGGGCCGCCTCCCGACGCCGAGACGCTCTGGTCGGGATTGTCGCAACTGCTGACCGATGCCATCGGGAACAGCCACCGCGCCGAGCTCAACATCGAGAAGCTCTGGAACCCTTATGTGCCCGGACGTGGAAAACTGGGGCTGGTCGAGCTGCGTGCCCTGCGCATGCAGCACACGCCCGAGCGTGCCGCGGCGCTCGCCGCCCTGTTGCGCGCCATCATCGCGATGCTCGCTGTCCGAGAGCTCGATGCCCCGCTGTGCGATCACGGCGACGACCTGCACGACCGCTATGCCCTGCCCTACTACCTGGAACGCGACCTCGAGGAGGTGCTCGGCGATCTGAGCACGGCGGGCCTCGGCCTCGCGCCGCCCTTGGCCGAGCTGCTGAGGCGCAACAGCCTGCGTCTGATCGCCCGAGTGCGGCATCGCGACTGCGAGCTGACGATCCGTCGCGCGGTGGAGTTCTGGCCCTTGATCGGCGATGTCGGTCGGCAGGATCAGGAGACCTCGCGGCTCGTGGATGCGAGCACGACGCGCGTGGAGATCCGTCTGCGGGCCGTGGAGGGGACGACCGCGGAGGACTTCGCCGACTGGCGGATCGCGGTCGGCGACGTTCGGCTTCCCTGGCGTCCGGAGCAGGATCCGCAGGGGCCGGCGAAGGTCTTCGGTCTGCGCTATCGCAGCTTCGTGCCCTGGCAGGGGCTGCACCCCGCACTGCCCGCCCAAGGCCCGCTGTCGCTGACGCTTTGGCATCCCGCGCACGCCGATGCCCTTCATGCAACCTTGCACGACTGGCGACCGAGCGGCGGCGGCTACGACGGTCTGCCTGCCGACTTGGCCGAAGCCGCCGCCCGACGGGCCGAACGCTGCGTCGTCGAACCCGCATCCCCGCCCGCGCAGGAGACCTTGCGCGCGCCGCCGCCCGAGGCACTCACGCCGTATGCGCTGGACGTGCGCTGGATCGGACTCGGGAACGACACACGCGCGCCGGCCTGGACCGACCTGACATGA
- the phbB gene encoding acetoacetyl-CoA reductase, producing MARIALVTGGIGGIGTSICTRLAQDGCTVVANHHPSEAAAAEAWKKDRETEGFAIDTIAADVSSFEDSARMIKEITEKHGPVDILINCAGITRDKTFKKMEHAQWDAVMRVNLDSVFNVTRNVWEGMLDRGFGRIINISSVNGQRGQFGQANYSAAKAGMHGFTMALAQEGASKGVTVNTVSPGYVETAMTLAMDDTVRNSIISGVPMRRMAQPAEIAAAIAFLAGDQSAYITGANLPVNGGLFMH from the coding sequence ATGGCTCGCATTGCACTCGTGACCGGTGGTATCGGCGGAATCGGCACCTCGATCTGCACGCGTCTGGCACAAGACGGCTGCACGGTCGTCGCCAATCATCATCCTTCCGAGGCCGCTGCTGCGGAAGCCTGGAAGAAGGATCGCGAGACCGAAGGCTTCGCCATCGACACCATCGCCGCGGACGTGTCCTCCTTCGAAGACAGCGCGCGCATGATTAAAGAGATCACCGAAAAACACGGCCCGGTCGACATCCTCATCAACTGTGCCGGCATCACCCGCGACAAGACCTTCAAGAAGATGGAGCATGCGCAGTGGGATGCCGTGATGCGGGTTAACCTGGACAGCGTCTTCAACGTGACGCGCAACGTCTGGGAAGGGATGCTGGATCGCGGCTTCGGACGGATCATCAACATCTCCTCGGTCAACGGTCAGCGCGGTCAGTTCGGTCAAGCCAACTATTCCGCCGCCAAGGCCGGTATGCACGGCTTCACCATGGCCTTGGCCCAGGAAGGCGCATCCAAGGGTGTCACGGTGAACACCGTCTCGCCCGGCTATGTCGAGACCGCCATGACGCTCGCAATGGACGACACGGTGCGCAACAGCATCATCTCGGGCGTCCCGATGCGCCGCATGGCTCAGCCTGCGGAAATCGCCGCGGCCATCGCCTTCCTGGCCGGCGACCAGAGCGCCTACATCACCGGCGCGAACCTGCCGGTCAACGGCGGTCTCTTCATGCACTGA
- a CDS encoding class III poly(R)-hydroxyalkanoic acid synthase subunit PhaC, giving the protein MIPIDIRPDKLTQEMLDYSRKLGQGMENLLNAEKIDTGVSPKEPVYTEDKLVLYRYDTPEGVTPDPVPLLIVYALVNRPYMTDIQEDRSTIKGLLATGQDVYLIDWGYPDQADRAITLDDYINGYIDRCVDHIREAHGVEKINLLGICQGGAFSLMYTSMHQDKVNSLVTMVTPVDFKTPDNLLSAWVQNVDIDLAVDTMGNIPGELLNWTFLSLKPFSLTGQKYVNMVDVLDDPDKVKNFLRMEKWIFDSPDQAGETFRQFIKDFYQRNGFINGGVMLAGREVDLKNVTCPVLNIYAMQDHLVPPDASKALNGLTGSTDYTELAFPGGHIGIYVSGKAQKEVTPAIGKWLNTHSV; this is encoded by the coding sequence ATGATCCCGATCGATATCCGGCCCGACAAGCTCACCCAAGAAATGCTGGACTATTCCCGTAAGCTCGGCCAAGGCATGGAAAACCTGCTCAACGCCGAGAAGATCGACACCGGCGTGAGCCCGAAGGAACCGGTCTACACCGAAGACAAGCTGGTGCTCTACCGCTACGACACGCCCGAAGGCGTCACCCCCGACCCGGTCCCGCTGCTGATTGTCTACGCCCTGGTGAATCGGCCCTATATGACCGATATCCAGGAGGACCGCTCGACCATCAAGGGTCTTCTGGCGACCGGTCAGGACGTCTATCTGATCGACTGGGGTTACCCGGATCAGGCCGACCGTGCCATTACGCTCGACGACTATATCAACGGCTACATCGACCGCTGCGTGGATCACATCCGCGAGGCGCACGGGGTCGAGAAGATCAACCTCCTCGGCATCTGCCAGGGTGGTGCCTTCAGCTTGATGTACACCTCGATGCATCAGGACAAGGTCAACAGCCTGGTGACCATGGTCACCCCGGTGGATTTCAAGACCCCGGACAACCTGCTGTCGGCTTGGGTCCAGAACGTCGACATCGACCTCGCGGTCGATACCATGGGCAACATCCCGGGCGAGCTGTTGAACTGGACCTTCCTGTCGCTCAAGCCCTTCAGCTTGACCGGTCAGAAGTATGTCAACATGGTCGACGTGCTCGACGACCCGGACAAGGTGAAGAACTTCCTGCGGATGGAGAAGTGGATCTTCGACAGCCCGGATCAGGCCGGCGAGACCTTCCGCCAGTTCATCAAGGACTTCTATCAGCGCAACGGCTTCATCAACGGCGGCGTCATGCTGGCGGGCCGGGAAGTGGATCTGAAGAACGTCACCTGCCCGGTCCTGAACATCTATGCGATGCAGGACCATTTGGTGCCGCCGGATGCCTCCAAGGCGCTGAACGGCTTGACCGGCAGCACCGACTATACCGAGCTTGCCTTCCCCGGCGGGCACATCGGCATCTATGTCAGCGGCAAGGCGCAGAAAGAGGTCACCCCCGCCATCGGGAAGTGGCTGAACACGCACTCCGTTTAA